The genomic segment TGGCGACTGCTGCGTGAGCGCGTTCCGGCTTACGACCAGGATCGCTGGCTGGCGCCGGACATCGCCGCCGCCGCGAGTGTCTTGAAAGACCCGAATTTGCTGCACAAGGCTTTACCGAACATCAACTGACATCAACAAAAAAACCAGCGTGCCAAGGCGCGGCTCCCCAACGGGCAGACGCGACGGACAACGGGCATCTCCGGAGCGTCTGGTGAGTAAACAACACTCTCAAAAGGAGAACAAAATGACTGCACTTAACCTCATTCCCGGCCAACTGAGCCTTGCCCAACTGCGTGATATCTATCAGCACCCGGTCAAACTCACCCTCGACGACAGTGCCTCGGCCCAGATCGAAGCCAGCGTCGCCTGCGTCGAGCAGATCCTCGCCGAGAACCGCACTGCCTATGGCATCAACACCGGTTTCGGCCTGCTGGCCTCGACCCGCATCGCCAGCGAAGACCTGGAAAACCTGCAACGCTCGCTCGTGCTGTCCCACGCAGCCGGTGTCGGCGAGCCGATCAGCGACGCGTTGGTGCGCCTGGTCATGGTGCTCAAGGTCAACAGCCTGAGCCGTGGTTTCTCCGGCATTCGCCGCGTGGTGATCGACGCGCTGATCGCCCTGATCAACGCCGAGGTGTATCCGCACATTCCATTGAAAGGCTCGGTCGGCGCGTCCGGCGACCTGGCGCCTTTGGCCCATATGTCGCTGGTGCTGCTGGGTGAAGGCAAGGCTCGTTACAAGGGCGAATGGCTGCCGGCCACCGAAGCGCTGAAAGTCGCCGGCCTGGCGCCGCTGACCCTGGCCGCGAAAGAAGGCCTGGCGCTGCTCAACGGTACTCAGGTTTCCACCGCTTATGCCTTGCGCGGTCTGTTCGAAGGCGAAGATCTGTTCGCCGGGGCTCTGGCTATCGGCGGCATCACCGTCGAAGCCGTGCTGGGCTCGCGCTCGCCGTTTGACGCACGCATCCATGCCGCTCGTGGCCAGAAAGGCCAGATTGACGCCGCTGCCGCCTACCGCGACCTGCTGGGCGAGCGCAGCGAAGTGTCCGATTCGCACCAGAACTGCGAAAAGGTTCAGGATCCGTACTCCCTGCGTTGCCAGCCGCAAGTCATGGGCGCCTGCCTGACCCAGTTCCGTCAGGCTGCCGAAGTGCTGGCCATCGAAGCCAACGCCGTGTCCGATAACCCGCTGGTATTCGCTGCCGAAGGCGATGTGATTTCCGGTGGCAACTTCCACGCCGAACCGGTGGCCATGGCGGCTGACAACATGGCGTTGGCCATCGCCGAAATCGGCTCGCTGAGCGAACGCCGCATCTCGCTGATGATGGACAAGCACATGTCGCAACTGCCGCCGTTCCTGGTGGCCAATGGCGGCGTGAACTCCGGCTTCATGATTGCCCAAGTAACGGCGGCGGCACTGGCCAGCGAGAACAAGGCGCTGTCCCATCCGCATTCGGTGGACAGCCTGCCGACGTCGGCGAACCAGGAAGACCACGTGTCCATGGCTCCGGCCGCTGGCAAGCGTCTGTGGGAAATGGCCGAAAACACTCGCGGTGTGCTGGCGGTGGAATGGCTGGCGGCGTGCCAGGGGCTGGATCTGCGTGATGGCCTGAAGACGTCGACCAAGCTGGAAAAAGCGCGTGCCATCCTGCGTGCAGAAGTGCCGTTCTATGAGAAGGACCGTTTCTTCGCCCCGGACATCAATGCGGCTAGCGAGCTTCTGGCGACGCGTTGCCTGAACGAGCTGGTGGTGGCGAAGTTGCTGCCTAGTCTGTAATGGCCTCTTCGTGAGCAGGCTCGCTCCCACATTTGGAATGCGTTTCCCCTGTGGGAGCGAGCCTGCTCGCGAAGCGATTTGCGTCGAATAAAAATAATTAAGGACGAGAAATGCAAACGCCAGCAAAAGGTTTGAAACGCGGGCTCTCTGCCCGACATATTCGCTTCATGGCGTTGGGGTCGGCGATCGGCACCGGGCTGTTCTATGGTTCTGCCTCGGCCATTCAAATGGCCGGGCCTGCGGTACTGCTCGCTTACCTGATCGGTGGCGCGGCGGTGTTCATGGTCATGCGCGCCCTCGGTGAGATGGCGGTGCACAACCCGGTGGCGGGCTCTTTCGGCCAGTACGCCGGCACTTACCTGGGGCCGATGGCGGGCTTCATTCTCGGTTGGACCTACGCGTTTGAAATGGTCATCGTCGGCATGGCTGACGTCACCGCCTTCGGCATTTACATGGGCTTCTGGTTCCCGGAAGTGGCCCGCTGGATTTGGGTATTGGGCATCGTTTCCGTGGTCGGCGGCTTGAACCTGTGCAACGTCAAAGTCTTCGGTGAAATGGAGTTCTGGTTGTCGCTGCTCAAGGTCGCGGCCATCGTCGCTATGATCCTGGGTGGCTTCGGCATCATGTTGTTTGGCATCAGCACAGCGCCCGGTGCCCAGGCGACTGATATCTCTAATCTGTGGAGCCACGGTGGCTTCATGCCCAATGGTGTGGGCGGCTTGATTGCATCGTTTGCCGTGGTGATGTTTGCGTTCGGCGGCATTGAAATAATCGGCGTGACAGCAGGTGAAGCCAAGGACCCACAGCATGTGCTGCCCCGTGCGATCAATGCCGTACCGTTGCGTATCCTGCTGTTCTACGTGTTGACGATGTTTGTGCTGATGTCGATCTTTCCGTGGCAGCAGATTGGTAGCCAAGGCAGTCCCTTTGTGCAGATTTTCGACAATCTGGGCATCAGCTCGGCGGCCACCATTCTCAATATCGTGGTGATTTCGGCGGCGATTTCGGCGATCAACAGTGACATTTTCGGCGCTGGCCGCATGATGTACGGGCTGGCTCAGCAAGGGCACGCACCCAAAGGCTTTGCACGCTTGTCGGGCAATGGCGTGCCATGGATGACGGTCGTGGTGATGAGTGTCGCGCTGCTGCTGGGTGTGCTACTGAACTACCTGATCCCGGAGAACGTGTTTCTGTTGATCGCCTCCATTGCGACCTTTGCCACGGTGTGGGTCTGGTTGATGATTTTGTTCACCCAAGTGGCGATGCGCCGTTCCATGAGCGCCGAGCAGGTTGCACAGCTTAAATTTCCGGTGCCGTTCTGGCCCTATGCACCGATGGCCGCGATCGCTTTCATGCTGTTTATTTTCGGCGTGTTGGGCTACTTCCCGGACACCCAGGCTGCGTTGATTGTGGGCGTGGTCTGGATCGCGTTGCTGGTGCTGGCTTACCTCACCTGGGTCAAACCGGCCGCAGGCCAGGCCGCGTCAGTGACGCGAGACCCTACTTTTTCTCATCGATAACCAAGGGAGGCCAGGATGAAAACGCTCTGGCAACACTGTCACGTCGCAACGATGGCGCAAGGCGTCTACTCGATCATCGAGGATGCGGCCATCGTGACGTCCGGTGCGCACATTGAGTGGGTCGGCCCACGCAGTGAATTGCCGGCGGGTGAGTACCCGGCGGTCAATGATTTGAACGGGGCCTGGGTCACGCCGGGCCTGATCGACTGCCATACCCATACGGTGTTCGGCGGTAACCGCAGCGGTGAATTCGAACAGCGGCTGCAAGGTGTCAGTTATGCGGACATCGCGGCTGCTGGCGGCGGCATCGCCAGCACTGTGCGCGCCACTCGTGCTGCCAGCGAAGATGAATTGTTTGCCAGCGCCGCCAGGCGATTGAAGAGCCTGATGCGCGACGGCGTGACCACCGTCGAGATGAAGTCCGGCTACGGCCTGGACCTGGCCAGCGAACGCAAGATCCTGCGAGTTATCCGTCGCCTCGGCGCCGAATTGCCGGTCAGCGTACGCAGCACGTGCCTGGCCGCTCACGCCTTGCCGCCCGAGTACACGGACCGTGCCGACGACTACATTGAGCACATCTGCGCCGAGATGCTCCCGGCCCTCGCCGCCGAAGGGCTGGTGGATGCCGTGGATGCGTTCTGCGAGTACCTGGCGTTTTCCCCGGCTCAGGTCGAGCGGGTGTTCATCACCGCCCAGGAACTCGGCCTGCCGGTGAAGCTGCACGCCGAGCAATTGTCTTCGCTGCACGGCTCGAGTCTGGCGGCGCGTTACCACGCGTTGTCGGCGGATCATCTGGAATTCATGACCGAAGAAGACGCCATCGCCATGGCCGCGTCCGGTACAGTCGCAGTGCTGCTGCCGGGGGCTTTCTACTTCCTGCGTGAAACCCAGTTGCCGCCGATGGATGCCTTGCGCAAACACGGGGTGAAAATCGCCATCGCCAGCGACCTCAATCCCGGCACCTCGCCGGCATTGTCGTTGCGCCTGATGCTGAACATGGCCTGCACCTGTTTCCGTATGACCCCGGAAGAAGCGCTGGCTGGCGCAACAATTCATGCCGCCACTGCGTTGGGCATGGCCGATACCCACGGTTCGCTGGAAGCCGGCAAGGTGGCGGATTTCGTCGCCTGGCAAATCGATCGTCCTGCCGACCTGTCGTACTGGCTGGGTGGCGATCTGGAAAAACGCGTCGTGCGTCACGGCGTCGAAACGAGCATTTAGGAGAGTCGTTGTGGATAAGGTTCTGAGTTTCAAAAAAGGCCGTGTACCGCTGCTGATCAGCATTCCTCACGCTGGCTCGACATTGACACCGGCGGTCGAGGCTGGATTGGCTCCCGGCGCACGCAATCTGCAGGACACCGACTGGCACATTCCGCAGCTTTACGACTTTGCCGCCGAGCTGGGTGCCAGCATCCTGTCCGCCGAGTATTCGCGTTTTGTCATTGATCTGAACCGTCCGTCTGACGACAAGCCGTTGTATGCCGGCGCGACCACCGGTCTGTTCCCGGCAACGCTGTTTGACGGCAGTCCGTTATTTCAAGAGGGCATGGAGCCGTCGGCGGCGGAGCGGGCGACCTATCTGGAACAGGTCTGGACGCCTTATCACAGCACCTTGCACAACGAGCTGGCGCGACTGAAGGCCGAGTTCGGCTACGCCCTGTTGTTCGACGCGCATTCGATCCGCTCGGTGGTCCCGTACCTGTTCGACGGCAAGCTGCCGGACTTCAACCTCGGCACTTTCAACGGCGCCAGTTGCGATCCGCAGCTGGAGGCTCAGTTGGCAGCGATTTGTACCAGACACCCGGCCTACAGCCATGTAGTGAATGGGCGTTTCAAGGGCGGCCACATTACCCGGCATTACGGTAATCCGGCTGAGAGCATCCATGCAGTGCAGTTGGAAATGGGTCAGTGCACCTACATGGAAGAGTTCGAGCCGTTCCGCTATCGGCCGGACCTGGCGGCACCGACGCAGGTGGTACTCAAGGAGTTGCTGCAAGGGGTGTTGGCCTGGGGCCAAAAGCACTACGCCCGCTAGTCCATGAGGTAAAACCCTGTGGGAGCGAGCCTGCTCGCGAAAGCGGTGTATCCGTCAACATCAAATTTGAATGACCCACCGCCTTCGCGAGCAGGCTCGCTGCCACAGTGTCTGTTCACTGGACCTTTGCCAGGCAAACGATTAGTGGCGTACATGACTGACAAACTCTGCCTGCTCAAGTGCATGCTCATTGACGTAAATCGGGTTTATGATGCCAGACGGCACAATAATAGAAGTCCCCCCAGGGATGACCTCGACCCCTTACGGAGCGCGCAATGCAGACTTTGTACCCGCAGATCAAACCTCACGCCCGGCACGATCTGGCCGTCGATGAAACCCACACGCTGTACGTCGACGAAAGCGGTTCACCGGAAGGTTTGCCGGTGGTGTTCATCCATGGTGGCCCCGGCGCCGGGTGCGATGCGCAAAGCCGTCGCTACTTCGACCCCAATCTGTATCGCATTGTTACTTTCGATCAGCGCGGCTGTGGTCGCTCGACACCGCATGCCAGCCTCGAAAACAACACCACCTGGGATCTGGTCGCCGACCTTGAGCGGATTCGCAAACACCTGGGCATCGAGAAATGGGTGCTGTTCGGTGGCTCCTGGGGGTCGACCCTGGCGCTGGCCTACGCGCAAACCCACCCGGAGCGTGTCCACGGTCTGATTCTGCGCGGGATCTTTCTGTGCCGTGCGCAGGAAATCGAGTGGTTCTACCAGGCCGGTGCCAGCCGTCTGTTTCCCGACTACTGGCAGGACTACATTGCGCCGATCCCGCAGGACGAGCGCGGTGACTTGCTCGCTGCGTTCCACAAACGCCTGACCGGTAACGATCAGATTGCCCAGATGCATGCGGCCAAGGCCTGGTCCACCTGGGAAGGTCGCACGGCAACCCTGCGCCCGAACCCGTTGGTCGTCGACCGTTTCTCCGAGCCGCAACGCGCCTTGTCGATTGCCCGCATCGAGTGTCACTACTTCACCAACAATGCCTTCCTTGAGCCGAACCAGCTGATCCGCGACATGGGCAAGATCGCCCATTTGCCAGGCGTGATCGTCCACGGTCGTTACGATGTCATCTGCCCGCTGGACAATGCCTGGGAACTGCATCAGGCCTGGCCGAACAGTGAGCTGCAGGTCATTCGCGATGCCGGTCATGCCGCGTCCGAGCCGGGTATTACCGACGCCCTGGTGCGCGCCGCCGATCAGATGGCACGGCGCATGCTTGATCTACCGCCAGAAGAAGCATGAAAGGCCTGCTGCAACGCGTGCGTGGCGCGCGAGTCGAGGTAGCGGGGCAGGTAGTGGGTGCGGTGGAGCAGGGTTTGCTGGTACTGGTAGCAGTCGAGCCCGATGACACGCGTACCAGTGCCGACAAACTTCTGCATAAGCTGCTTAACTATCGTGTATTCAGTGACGCCGAGGGCAAGATGAATCTGTCCCTGGCGGAGGTAGGTGGCGGGTTGCTGCTGGTCTCGCAGTTCACCCTGGCCGCTGACACGAAGAGCGGGTTGCGTCCGAGTTTTTCGACCGCTGCCCCTCCGGCCCTGGGCGAGGAACTTTTCGACTATCTATTAGGCAAGGCGAAACAGATGCATGGCACTGTGGCATCAGGTAGATTCGGCGCGGATATGCAGGTGCACCTGGTCAATGATGGCCCGGTAACCTTCTTGTTACAGACCTGAAAGGGCCTGAAACATGTTTTTCCAGGTGTTTCGGCTGAAAACAGGGTGTTTTCGCGATAAATACTTTGCTACCCCTGATGCGTTGTCACGCGGCCTACTAGATAATCGCGCGCTACGGGGATCAGCGTTCGTTGGTCCATTTTGACTTAGGTAGAGACTTGTCCTGTAACCGTTTGGGGAATCATTTAGCCCCATCGGAGTCGGAACAATGCTCGCCAACTTGGCAAGAGTCGTCTGTGAGGCCGGTTTTACTACGCCGTTTGCCACACAGGCACTTAATCTGGCCGTTGGTTTTTTGATCTGTTTTCGGCGAGGGTTGCTCGTGATTGTTAGTCCCTGTAATGCACCAAAATTGTCTGCCAAACGGTTACGAAACGCACTGGTAGCGGGCTCTGCACTGCTCTGCCTGTTCAGCGCCGGCCAGCTTTGGGCATTCAATCTGGATGATGTATCGGCCAAGGCAAAAGACCTGGCCGGGCAGAAATACGAAGCCCCGCGCAGTAACCTGCCGAACGAATTTCGTGAAATGAAATTCGCGGACTATCAGAAAATTCGTTTTCTGACCGAAAAGGCCGAATGGGCGGATCAGAAAACCCCGTTCAAGCTGTCGTTCTATCACCAGGGCATGCATTTCGACACGCCGGTGAAAATCAACGAAATCACGGCGAACAATGTCGAAGAGATCAAATACGACCCGAGTCGTTTCGATTTCGGCGACCTGAAATTCGATCCTAAAGCCACTGAGCAACTGGGTTACGCCGGTTTCCGTGTGCTTTACCCGATCAACAAGGCCGACAAGCAAGACGAAATCATGACCATGCTCGGCGCGAGCTATTTCCGCGTTGTCGGCAAGGGTCATACCTATGGTTTGTCCGCTCGCGGCATGGCCATTGATACCGCGTTGCCGTCCGGCGAAGAGTTCCCGCGGTTCACCGAGTTCTGGATCCAACAGCCAAAGCCGGGCGACAAGCACCTGGTGATCTTCGCGCTGCTGGATTCGCCTCGTGCTACCGGCGCCTATCGCCTGATCCTGCGTCCGGGCAGCGACACCGTGGTCGACGTCAAGGCCCGCATGTTCCTGCGTGACAAGGTCACCAAGCTCGGCATTGCACCGCTGACCAGCATGTTCCTGTTTGGCGCCAATCAGCCGTCGAAAGTGTTGAACTACCGTCGCGAACTGCACGATTCCAGCGGCCTGTCGATCCATGCCGGTAATGGCGAGTGGATCTGGCGCCCGCTGAACAACCCGAAACACCTGGCCGTGAGCAACTTCTCCATCGAGAACCCGCGTGGTTTCGGCTTGCTGCAACGTGGCCGTGACTTCAGCCACTACGAAGACCTCGACGACCGCTACGACAAACGCCCAAGTGCCTGGATCGAGCCAAAAGGCGATTGGGGCAAAGGTTCCGTAGACCTGGTGGAAATACCGACCGCTGACGAAACCAACGACAACATCGTTGCCTTCTGGAGCCCGGAAAAACTGCCTGAACCAGGCCAGCCGCTGGACGTCGCCTATCGCATGCACTGGACCATCGACGAAGCTGCCCTGCACGCCCCGGACAGCGCCTGGGTCAAACAGACACTGCGTTCGACCGGTGACGTGAAGCAGTCCAACCTGATTCGTCAGCCGGACGGCACCGTTGCTTATCTGGTCGATTTTGAAGGCCCGTCCCTGGCTGCATTGCCGGAAACGGCGGACGTGCGCAGCCAGGTCAGCGTTGGCGACAATGCCGAACTGGTCGAGAACAGCGTTCGCTACAACTCTGAAACCAAGGGCTGGCGCCTGACGCTGCGCATGAAGATCAAGGACCCGAGCAAGCCTACCGAGATGCGCGCGGCCCTGGTTGAGAACGTGGTGCCAGAGGACCTGGCGAAGTCGTCGGTTCCGTCGTCCAGCTCTTCCGTTGCCAAGGCCGACAAAGTGGCCGCCAAGCAGCAGGAGAAGGAAGAAAAAGAAGCGAAGGATGCCAAGCAGGCAGACGCCAAACAGGCTGATGCCAAGCCAGCCACGGCTGCCAAGGACAAGGACAACAAAGACGCCAAGCAGCCTGCCGCTGCGAACGCGGCCCCAGCCACACCGGAATCGACAGCGACTGAAGAAGTCCTGACCGAGACCTGGAGCTATCAGTTGCCTGCCGATGAGTAATTCTCAAGTACAGCCGGAAACTCTATCGGAGTATCTGGCGCATCTACCGATGACCGATGAGCAGCGCGCGGAACTCGCGGGCTGCCAGTCCTTCAGCGAACTGCATCAGCGTCTGTCTTCATCGACGTTCGACGCCCCGACCGAGGCCGCCCAGGCTTCGGTGGGCAAGCGCCTGACCCTGAACACCGCCGAAGAGCTGGAAGAAGCCGAGATGCTGGCGGTGGACGCCAATGGTCGTGTCGTGCTCAAGGCGACCCCGCCGATCCGCCGGACCAAAGTCGTGCCGGAGCCATGGCGCACCAATATTCTGGTGCGTGGCTGGCGCCGCATGACCGGTCGCACCAATCCGCCGGCGCCGCCCAAGGATGAACGTGTGCTGCCGGCCGCTCGCTGGCGTACCGTGGGTTCGATCCGTCGCTACATTCTGCTGGTGCTGATGCTCGGCCAGACCATCGTTGCCGGCTGGTACATGAAAGGCATCATGCCGTACCAGGGCTGGTCGTTCGTCGATCTGAACGAAGTGCTGCATCAATCGCTGCTGCAAACCGCCACGCAAGTGCTGCCGTATGCGCTGCAAACCAGCATCCTGATTCTGTTCGGGATTCTGTTCTGCTGGGTGTCGGCCGGTTTCTGGACCGCGCTGATGGGCTTCCTCGAACTGCTCACCGGTCACGACAAATACCGTATTTCCGGTAAAAGCGCCGGTAACGAGCCGATTCCCAAAGACGCGCGCACCGCTCTGGTGATGCCTATCTGTAACGAAGACGTGCCTCGGGTATTCGCCGGCCTGCGCGCGACCTTCGAATCGGTGGCGGCGACGGGTGACCTGGACCGCTTCGACTTCTTCGTCCTCAGCGACAGTAACGAAACCGATATCTGCGTGGCCGAGCAACAGGCCTGGCTGGACGTCTGCCGCGAAGCCAAGGGCTTCGGCAAGATTTTCTACCGCCGTCGCCGTCGTCGGGTTAAACGTAAAAGCGGCAATCTCGACGACTTCTGCCGTCGCTGGGGCGGTGATTACAAGTACATGGTCGTACTCGACGCCGACTCGGTCATGAGTGGCGAGTGCCTGACCAGTCTGGTGCGTTTGATGGAAGCCACGCCGGACGCCGGGATCATCCAGACCGCGCCGCGTGCCTCGGGCATGGACACGCTGTATGCGCGCATGCAGCAGTTCGCGACTCGTGTGTACGGCCCATTGTTTACCGCCGGCCTGCACTTCTGGCAGTTGGGTGAATCCCACTACTGGGGCCATAACGCGATCATCCGCATGAAGCCGTTCATCGAGCACTGCGCCCTGGCGCCGTTGCCGGGTAAAGGCGCATTTGCCGGTGCAATTCTGTCCCACGACTTCGTTGAAGCGGCGCTGATGCGTCGTGCTGGCTGGGGCGTGTGGATTGCCTACGATTTGCCAGGCAGCTATGAAGAATTGCCGCCGAACCTGCTGGACGAACTCAAGCGTGACCGTCGCTGGTGCCACGGCAACCTGATGAACTTCCGGCTGTTTCTGGTCAAAGGCATGCACCCGGTGCACCGTGCGGTGTTCCTGACCGGCGTGATGTCTTACCTGTCGGCGCCGCTGTGGTTCTTCTTCCTGGTGTTGTCCACCGCCCTGCTGGCTGTGAACACATTGATGGAGCCGCAGTACTTCATGGAGCCGCGCCAGCTGTATCCACTCTGGCCGCAATGGCACCCGGACAAGGCCGTCGCGCTGTTCTCGACGACCATCGTGTTGCTGTTCCTGCCGAAGTTGCTGAGCATCATCCTGATCTGGGCCAAGGGCGCGAAAGAGTTCGGTGGCAAGTTCAAGGTGACGCTGTCTATGCTGCTGGAGATGCTGTTCTCCATGCTGTTGGCGCCGGTGCGGATGATTTTCCACACCCGCTTCGTGCTGGCCGCGTTCCTGGGCTGGGCCGCGACCTGGAATTCGCCGCAACGTGACGACGACTCGACGCCATGGAGCGAAGCGGTAAAACGCCACGGTCCGCAAACCCTGCTGGGCTTCTTCTGGGCCTTGCTGGTGGTGTGGCTGAACCCGAGCTTCCTGTGGTGGCTGGTGCCGATCGTCGGTTCGTTGATGCTGTCGATTCCGGTGTCGGTGATTTCCAGCCGCGTGAAGCTCGGCCTCAAGTCCCGTGACGAGAGCCTGTTCCTGATCCCTGAGGAATACAATCCGCCACAGGCGTTGCTGGCAACCGACCAGTACACCCACGAAAATCGTTACCACGCGTTGAAAGACGGCTTCGTGCGTGCGGTGGTCGATCCTCAGCAGAACGCCTTGGCGTGTTCGCTGGCGACGTCGCGTCATGGTCAGGCCGAGCCGATCGAGTGGTTGCGGGTCGAGCGCGTTCGTCACGCGTTGAAAGCCGGCCCGGCCGGGCTGAGTAACCACGAGCGTCTGCAACTGCTGAGCGACCCGGTTGCCTTGGCTCGCCTGCATGAGCAGGTCTGGAGCGAAGGCCATACCGATTGGCTGGACGCATGGCGTCAATCGCTGAAGGCCGATCCGC from the Pseudomonas sp. N3-W genome contains:
- the hutH gene encoding histidine ammonia-lyase; its protein translation is MTALNLIPGQLSLAQLRDIYQHPVKLTLDDSASAQIEASVACVEQILAENRTAYGINTGFGLLASTRIASEDLENLQRSLVLSHAAGVGEPISDALVRLVMVLKVNSLSRGFSGIRRVVIDALIALINAEVYPHIPLKGSVGASGDLAPLAHMSLVLLGEGKARYKGEWLPATEALKVAGLAPLTLAAKEGLALLNGTQVSTAYALRGLFEGEDLFAGALAIGGITVEAVLGSRSPFDARIHAARGQKGQIDAAAAYRDLLGERSEVSDSHQNCEKVQDPYSLRCQPQVMGACLTQFRQAAEVLAIEANAVSDNPLVFAAEGDVISGGNFHAEPVAMAADNMALAIAEIGSLSERRISLMMDKHMSQLPPFLVANGGVNSGFMIAQVTAAALASENKALSHPHSVDSLPTSANQEDHVSMAPAAGKRLWEMAENTRGVLAVEWLAACQGLDLRDGLKTSTKLEKARAILRAEVPFYEKDRFFAPDINAASELLATRCLNELVVAKLLPSL
- the pip gene encoding prolyl aminopeptidase, encoding MQTLYPQIKPHARHDLAVDETHTLYVDESGSPEGLPVVFIHGGPGAGCDAQSRRYFDPNLYRIVTFDQRGCGRSTPHASLENNTTWDLVADLERIRKHLGIEKWVLFGGSWGSTLALAYAQTHPERVHGLILRGIFLCRAQEIEWFYQAGASRLFPDYWQDYIAPIPQDERGDLLAAFHKRLTGNDQIAQMHAAKAWSTWEGRTATLRPNPLVVDRFSEPQRALSIARIECHYFTNNAFLEPNQLIRDMGKIAHLPGVIVHGRYDVICPLDNAWELHQAWPNSELQVIRDAGHAASEPGITDALVRAADQMARRMLDLPPEEA
- a CDS encoding glucan biosynthesis protein G — its product is MIVSPCNAPKLSAKRLRNALVAGSALLCLFSAGQLWAFNLDDVSAKAKDLAGQKYEAPRSNLPNEFREMKFADYQKIRFLTEKAEWADQKTPFKLSFYHQGMHFDTPVKINEITANNVEEIKYDPSRFDFGDLKFDPKATEQLGYAGFRVLYPINKADKQDEIMTMLGASYFRVVGKGHTYGLSARGMAIDTALPSGEEFPRFTEFWIQQPKPGDKHLVIFALLDSPRATGAYRLILRPGSDTVVDVKARMFLRDKVTKLGIAPLTSMFLFGANQPSKVLNYRRELHDSSGLSIHAGNGEWIWRPLNNPKHLAVSNFSIENPRGFGLLQRGRDFSHYEDLDDRYDKRPSAWIEPKGDWGKGSVDLVEIPTADETNDNIVAFWSPEKLPEPGQPLDVAYRMHWTIDEAALHAPDSAWVKQTLRSTGDVKQSNLIRQPDGTVAYLVDFEGPSLAALPETADVRSQVSVGDNAELVENSVRYNSETKGWRLTLRMKIKDPSKPTEMRAALVENVVPEDLAKSSVPSSSSSVAKADKVAAKQQEKEEKEAKDAKQADAKQADAKPATAAKDKDNKDAKQPAAANAAPATPESTATEEVLTETWSYQLPADE
- a CDS encoding amino acid permease is translated as MQTPAKGLKRGLSARHIRFMALGSAIGTGLFYGSASAIQMAGPAVLLAYLIGGAAVFMVMRALGEMAVHNPVAGSFGQYAGTYLGPMAGFILGWTYAFEMVIVGMADVTAFGIYMGFWFPEVARWIWVLGIVSVVGGLNLCNVKVFGEMEFWLSLLKVAAIVAMILGGFGIMLFGISTAPGAQATDISNLWSHGGFMPNGVGGLIASFAVVMFAFGGIEIIGVTAGEAKDPQHVLPRAINAVPLRILLFYVLTMFVLMSIFPWQQIGSQGSPFVQIFDNLGISSAATILNIVVISAAISAINSDIFGAGRMMYGLAQQGHAPKGFARLSGNGVPWMTVVVMSVALLLGVLLNYLIPENVFLLIASIATFATVWVWLMILFTQVAMRRSMSAEQVAQLKFPVPFWPYAPMAAIAFMLFIFGVLGYFPDTQAALIVGVVWIALLVLAYLTWVKPAAGQAASVTRDPTFSHR
- the hutG gene encoding N-formylglutamate deformylase; this encodes MDKVLSFKKGRVPLLISIPHAGSTLTPAVEAGLAPGARNLQDTDWHIPQLYDFAAELGASILSAEYSRFVIDLNRPSDDKPLYAGATTGLFPATLFDGSPLFQEGMEPSAAERATYLEQVWTPYHSTLHNELARLKAEFGYALLFDAHSIRSVVPYLFDGKLPDFNLGTFNGASCDPQLEAQLAAICTRHPAYSHVVNGRFKGGHITRHYGNPAESIHAVQLEMGQCTYMEEFEPFRYRPDLAAPTQVVLKELLQGVLAWGQKHYAR
- the mdoH gene encoding glucans biosynthesis glucosyltransferase MdoH — encoded protein: MSNSQVQPETLSEYLAHLPMTDEQRAELAGCQSFSELHQRLSSSTFDAPTEAAQASVGKRLTLNTAEELEEAEMLAVDANGRVVLKATPPIRRTKVVPEPWRTNILVRGWRRMTGRTNPPAPPKDERVLPAARWRTVGSIRRYILLVLMLGQTIVAGWYMKGIMPYQGWSFVDLNEVLHQSLLQTATQVLPYALQTSILILFGILFCWVSAGFWTALMGFLELLTGHDKYRISGKSAGNEPIPKDARTALVMPICNEDVPRVFAGLRATFESVAATGDLDRFDFFVLSDSNETDICVAEQQAWLDVCREAKGFGKIFYRRRRRRVKRKSGNLDDFCRRWGGDYKYMVVLDADSVMSGECLTSLVRLMEATPDAGIIQTAPRASGMDTLYARMQQFATRVYGPLFTAGLHFWQLGESHYWGHNAIIRMKPFIEHCALAPLPGKGAFAGAILSHDFVEAALMRRAGWGVWIAYDLPGSYEELPPNLLDELKRDRRWCHGNLMNFRLFLVKGMHPVHRAVFLTGVMSYLSAPLWFFFLVLSTALLAVNTLMEPQYFMEPRQLYPLWPQWHPDKAVALFSTTIVLLFLPKLLSIILIWAKGAKEFGGKFKVTLSMLLEMLFSMLLAPVRMIFHTRFVLAAFLGWAATWNSPQRDDDSTPWSEAVKRHGPQTLLGFFWALLVVWLNPSFLWWLVPIVGSLMLSIPVSVISSRVKLGLKSRDESLFLIPEEYNPPQALLATDQYTHENRYHALKDGFVRAVVDPQQNALACSLATSRHGQAEPIEWLRVERVRHALKAGPAGLSNHERLQLLSDPVALARLHEQVWSEGHTDWLDAWRQSLKADPHAPLLPLKPLSLQPQLA
- the hutI gene encoding imidazolonepropionase is translated as MKTLWQHCHVATMAQGVYSIIEDAAIVTSGAHIEWVGPRSELPAGEYPAVNDLNGAWVTPGLIDCHTHTVFGGNRSGEFEQRLQGVSYADIAAAGGGIASTVRATRAASEDELFASAARRLKSLMRDGVTTVEMKSGYGLDLASERKILRVIRRLGAELPVSVRSTCLAAHALPPEYTDRADDYIEHICAEMLPALAAEGLVDAVDAFCEYLAFSPAQVERVFITAQELGLPVKLHAEQLSSLHGSSLAARYHALSADHLEFMTEEDAIAMAASGTVAVLLPGAFYFLRETQLPPMDALRKHGVKIAIASDLNPGTSPALSLRLMLNMACTCFRMTPEEALAGATIHAATALGMADTHGSLEAGKVADFVAWQIDRPADLSYWLGGDLEKRVVRHGVETSI
- the dtd gene encoding D-aminoacyl-tRNA deacylase gives rise to the protein MKGLLQRVRGARVEVAGQVVGAVEQGLLVLVAVEPDDTRTSADKLLHKLLNYRVFSDAEGKMNLSLAEVGGGLLLVSQFTLAADTKSGLRPSFSTAAPPALGEELFDYLLGKAKQMHGTVASGRFGADMQVHLVNDGPVTFLLQT